One Magnolia sinica isolate HGM2019 chromosome 2, MsV1, whole genome shotgun sequence genomic window, AATGGCCGTTCAACGGTTAGAATTTCATTGGCATAAGCTTTACCTGTTTAATGAGTTTGTTATCTGTGGGACCCATATGGGCTTCCTTACAATAATCATGATGGCCAATTGGACACAAGGAAATCATCAGGATTGGATGATCATAGCCATTCACCTCCCATATAGCGCTGAGATCAGTCCTTCTGCCCTCAATTGAGTGGCTTTGATCATTCCACCATGGTGATTTTGGGACCATGAGTGGGCCCACTCAGGCCCATAAATGAATTTGCACCTTAATAAGGTAAGATGATATGTTCTGGATAATTGCTCTCTTTACTTCCAAGAAAGTTACTCATGATTCTCAACAAGATGGACATATttcaatgatccgaaccgtttattTGATGGGCCTCAGAGCGGATGGGTGACACTCCAAAAAACTTCCTGATTGGAATATTTCAAACGTCTAATTATTGAACTATTCTCCTTGAAATATGAACTGTGTATTCTATCTTCGGTCATTCGTTTAAGGTTTATGATATTCCGAAGATTTTTTGAGGATGGGCATCTCATTAGatcaaatggtttggataatcaaACACAGATCCACATGCTAGAATACATATCTATGTTTTGAGATGGAATATGTACGGACTATAGCCATTGGATAGGGAtccttttcaatgatccaaaccacttAAATGGTGGGCCTCATTGCGGATTGAGGGTGCCGAAAAGAGCTATATCAGATTGAACGATGATTATTCGATGGTTGGCGAGAGATTGTCTATAGTCAAAGGTCAAATAATCAGATGGTTCAAATGTTCCAAATTACGAGCTATATCTTTTCGCCATTCATTATCTAAAGTGAGGTCcacatataaacggtttggatcattgaaggaTGGCCACAGAACCAAAGGCTAAGGTCCCAACACACCCTATTGCAATACCTGTTGGTGTCATAGCAAAACTCGGGTTCTGCACTCATACAGGCCCATGATTCTGTAATCAAGACCGTTGGTTTGTTGATTTTGTTGGTGGACCATGCGCCAAAAATCCCCCCAAGTTGGAAGATCCTACCCGCTAATTGCGACCTTTTTCGCTTGAATGTGGAGTTGCGGATTGGATCTCAATCGTCTATTTATAGGCCACCAATTGCAAGCTTCGAAAATCTTAGGTAGGGGATTTTCGGCGCATTGTCTATCCACTGCACTGTGGGCTACAGCAGACCAATGGCCTGGATTAgcgaactgtgggccccacttattagAACTCACGGACCGAGTATGCTGTCCAGAGCCTGGGGTCGAGGACGACCTAAGAGATGAATTGTATGTTGTCTGATTTTCCTACGTGCGGTTGTGCTCTTGTTGTAGACGTGGATGCAACGGTCAGTTCGACGTCTTCGCCAGAGCTGggtacaatctctctctctctctctctctcattgattTGGGACAGCggaaattatttgatactctggcagagtacggAGTATGAAGCTTGATACATAGGCACTCAGATTAACTCAAGCTAAGCATCCCGAATCGTGGAACAACGGTCGGTAACTCCAttttccaaaatcagattggttgagcaatcctaacctttgattcctggatacgtgtttgttgaaataggtccttttttttcatttttttttttcattttttagccgtcctaccggtgtccaccaatccgatagtcAGATAATGAAACCAGAGTAATTTTCactcatgatacatctaaactggaatCCATTATTTTTACagttttattttaattacttTTATGCCATCGAatgcaatttgtaagtaatttTTAAGGTTGGCTAGTCCAAGGTTCTGAACAACGAAGTTTGATTTATAAAAAAACACTATCGTCTAAGTTCCAGACTATCATCTCTCAggctccgccagagtatcaaaagaaAACAATGCAATGTACATTTGGGTCCACCTAGTGGGACACCCACTGGAAGCCCACACGGATTAATACTGATTGGACCATTAAGTTTCCAACATATGTACTTCGCATcgatgaatgtggaccgttgatttGTACCCAACGGATTTCCcatgtgaaccatccatccatgggtcTATGCTGCAGTATGCGATCGTCATCATACACTACTAGATGATCTATGATTTGGTGGGGGCAGGTCGACATGATCAAGACGAACCAAGCTATGAATTGGATGAGAGAGAAGATATGTCCACGTAAGAGGGAAGGGAGAAAGGAGGAGATGAGGATACATGCAGCCATATCTGTGGCTGGAGTCGCGGCGGCCCTTGCCTCTCTATCATCAAAATCCGCCCTTGGAAACACAGCTGACAAGAAAAAGCTAGCCATTGCAGCGGCCGCTGCCCTCGTGGCCGCTCAATGTGCGGATGTAGCAGAGCTAATGGGGGCCCACCACCAGCACGTCTCTTCCATCATCAGGTCTGCCGTCTCGGTGGCCACCCCTACCGATATTCTTGCGCTAACAGCGGCTGCAGCAACATGTAAGCATGGTTATGATTAGTCCTATTCTGGAGTGGGGCCCAGCAGAgccaatggtctggatcggtGAACCATTGTCCATTCAGACCATTGGCTCTGCTGGGCCTAATATGTTTAGCTAACTTGACTAGTCCGATCTGGCTCTGAGGGGACGAACTCGTTTTGGTCTTGGCCAGATTTGAAATGGTTGGGCGAGATATTTGAGCTGGGCCCTTTTCAGCACTGGTGGTTGTGCCCGGTTTAGGATTACAACTGGGCGGTTAGGTAAAAGGGTCCAGCTAGCGGTCAATGTTCAATGGGGAGTCTCCGATCTGTCTAGATCATCCTAAAGGTGTGATTTTTGacgcatggcccatccatggctacggaaaatggatgaaaggtccAGATCTCTTACATCTGATTCAAATGTGCTAGATTGAATGCTTGATAACTTGTAATTTGCAGCTCTAGAAGGAGCCCCCATTGGAAGAGGGAGACTTGCGAAAGGAAAGCGTCGCCAGCCAACAATCTCCTGTGAATACTCTAAAGAGTTTGATTTCACCAGGAATAAGGAAATTCTTGCTGAAGGGACGGAGCTTCCAACTTCTATAAACAAcagtacctctctctctctctctctcaaatagcaAATGGCAAATGGGCCACAAAGCAGGCTGAAGCATGTCAAAACCCAGCCAGACATGGACTTGGGCCTATTGGGTCCACTTTGTAGGAAGAGTGTACACTACCCGaactttgtaggccccaccatgatgtttgtgcgaaatccactccatccatcagttgcaGAAATTCAACACCCGAGTCCaagaatcaggccgatccaaatctcaggtaggagAACACCAAAGGGGACAAGTGGGGATTGGGGTTGTCCACCATGGAAACATTCTTGGGCTCCACCGTGTTGTTCAAATTTCATCCTACCCATTCATCAGGTACGATTCTCTATGAATTTAGAGGATTTAGCATGATTTTACATATTCCAGTGGTGTCAACCATCTTTTACATTATTCCAATGGTGTCAACCATCTGACTTTCGGTTCGCTTATTTTTGTCACGCATGGCGAAGATGAGGTAggtcaactgatggacggagtagatttcacaaacatccccagtgggctccacagagctcaGGTGTTGCTGAGGAATCCAGTCCACCCAACAAGTAGAATGTGGACTAGCCGACTTGTTAGGCGGCCCAAGTAATAATCCATCCTAAAAACTCAGGCTCAGGTCCCCACGCCTCAGCACAAAGCTATCCCAAAGACAGCTAAACTCTAGCTGGGCTGGTCCAGCCATTTGCGGCCCTGATCAGTGGACATGTTGTGTACAGCGTGTACTTCATCTGTTACTCATGCAATTCAATTACTATAGGGAAGACCAAACTGAAAATCGTGCACGTTTATGCCAAGCTATCGCTTGTAATCGCAAGAGTGAGAACCAAGCATGTGGGCGGTGCTTTCACAACATTCAAGGACTGTAAGTTTTCATTTCCCTTCTATGTCACCTTATCGCCTTATTGTGGTGGTGCTCAGTAGGTAGGTCCACCATcttctcagtgggccatcataaCATCACCGTTGAATGGGTTTTGATTTCGGTATCATAGAATATGATAATGTCATCCACAGAAAAGATTGATCCAAACTTGCTTTGTGGCTAGATACCATACTGGAGGTGGCCGATGAATCAAAGGACGGTAAGGAAGGGGCGTATTTCACCAACGAAGTGAATGGGTATTGCGTCATTTGCATTAGAACTCCTCATGGAAGCATCCACGTTACCTTCAAAGACGATGAGGAGTGCAGCCTTTGGACAGCGACCATCTCCCAGCTTCTCTTCTTATCAAAGCAAGCAGAAAGCCTGCCACTCTCACGTACCAATCAGTTTCCGCATGTGTGAATTCTCCATCAAGGCCATCCGTAATAAAATGTGTTTCGCTTGGAACTTTTCTAACCGTTGGTGTGGATTTTGGAACAAATGATCCTCCATGTCAGTGGTCACTGGTCAGTAGTCTGTCTGGAGTGCAAAACAATCTCCACTGCATGTGTCCCATGTACGTTAACAGAAATCATAAGCAGTGAAAACATTGCAGATGGGCTATGGTTCAAAAATTGCACAGAGCAGACGATCCTGATATTTACTTCCATCTTTTCCCTTCCAGTTTCAATTTCTTCTGCAGCATATGCATTTTATGCCAAGCAAGAATAATCCAATACAGGTTGCAACACTGATGTGTTGGACCGCCTGGGGCCTAAGAATCACTATTTAGATAACCGAATTGGATGACAGCCTATATTTTTTTTTGGGCCATCGATCAATGTATTATCTTCCTCCCAGCATAAGATGCTCAAATCAAGAGTCTAATAATTattaacaagaaaaagaaaaagaaaaaccactaaaaataaaaaaataaaaagcagccAGAGGAAGAAATGAACAGCTAACAGCAGAGTTAGAAGGCTCCAAAATACATACTACTGAATTAAGAATGACCAACCTCACCTGCAAACCGCAACAGCCGAATTACGGGGTAAGACTATGCTATCTTAAGATGGGCCATGGACCTGAgggaaaatcaaatctaaacatcTCCACGATCATCAGATCTTCTGAATGTCGAGCTACTGGAAAATTTTCCTTTCCTGCATGAACTTTTTCAAGATTGGTATCACGTGGATGGAATTCCATTATTTCTCTTATGCTTCGTCTTCAGCATGAACACGTTCCAGCTTGCTGCTCTGTCTGTGAGGTATTGACGGTGGGCTTCAAATTCACATCAACCATGTCTTCCTGTTTTGTCGAGGAGAGGGTCTCCATGCCAGGCAAGGCAGCGGCTATCTTTCGAAACAGTGGCtgcattttttatatatatatatatttttccaaatGTTGAAAGTATCATTAGTTGTCATCAGGAATCGAAGAAGAATGAAAAACAATAGAAGCAGCAGAGATGTTTCACCTTGATATTGAAGCCTGCTTTAGCACTAGTTTCTATAAACATGACACCGAATTCTCGCGCCCTTGCATCTCCTTCCTCTATCGAAACTTGCCTGTTTGATTTCCATAAAGACACCGCCAAGATAATTTCAGATATGAAACATGGGCATTATAATCTACATTGACCGAAAAGAATCCGCATTTCAAAATTAACAGCAGATTTAAATGATAGATAGGCACTTCACAAAGATGTTCGAAAGGGAGGGGAGGCTTACGCCTCAAAGTGAGGCTACTTATGGCAAACTAATACAGTTGAGGGGCCTTGAGGCGCCTGCTACGGACGAGGCATGTGGTAGGCACACACCTCTTCTACACGCTGCCTGCCTTGAGTCATTTTCTGGGGGCAGAAAtcagtttttaaaattttattttcttatttaagtgGTTGAATAGAACACGTTTTAGGGATCTATTCAACTCTGTCTGGGatatttcttatttatttatgctTTATTTATATGATGAGCAAATGAGCACCTGTAGAGTATTATTACCTATTCTGGAAATTTTACTGTTTGGAACCTCGGTGTTTACTATTATTCCTAAACAGGATTATATGCTCCTTAGTCCTTGATCCTCTGACAAGGAAAAGATACCTAGACTGCTTAGATTTTATAGCGGTCATAGTAGGGAATTTGGTTTTGTGTTGAATATGAACTGTGGGGAAAGGAGAAGAAATTATCATTCACATACCAGTTAGAGCTGTGTGATTGCTTCAGACACAGATTGGGAAGTTATACCGGCAACATATCAGTGAATGAGCCCCCCACATCTTTTCTGTGCTTTCAGCATTCTGTGAAGGGTTATGTGGACGAAAATATTCATGGAAAATAAGGGCCCATTCCACTTACAGCagtaaagtaacttatttgagatgagtaggtttggtttaagatcaattgtaaccaagataagttacttgaggcataagtagcttatcttgagtaacttatgatccaaatgccccctaaaaTTGATGGACTGTTTTGATGGGCCGCATGATTGCAATGTCCACACTTCTTTTTCTTCCAAGGTCAACACTAGCAACCTTCACATAATCATGTTGCATGTGGACCTTCATTGTTATTAATCCCAAAGACTTACTGAAGGCTATGATTGTTGCTGATAACAAAAACTATTGAAGGAGTGGTTATGCACAAAATATGAGGGAGCATTGAAATCATTGAAGCTagtaaaaggggaaaaaaagagattttttctcTAATAACAGTCATCACCTTTTGTCAACAAGATCAGTTTTGTTTCCAACAAGGACGATAATGACATCACTGCCACGTTCCGTGCGTACTTCCTCTATCCATTTGGAAGTGTTTAAAAATGATTGCCTATCTGCATTATGTCAAGTAGAGAATGTCGACTTCAATAAGGAATTTTCCATGTTTAGGTAAAGCTTGATATCCTAAaaggaaaaattagaaaaaacatGGCAGGCTATTCCAAGATCAGGTTCTTATCATACATGCTTGCATACATACACAAAGACGTTTGTTTTTCTACAGGTTAAGAACCAGTTTAATTAAGTTCTTGAGTACTAAAACTTGTGTGGGATCTGCATGATCTCTATCATTTAGTTTTGTATCATCATGATCAGTCTTGTCCAGGCGATATCTCTGTGATTTTTCTGTATGCAGAAAATTCTCTGCATAcagaataaaaaaaaagagagagagaaaagcaaaTAGCTTGAAGAGAACAATTCTTTGAGTAAATGAATGCCAACAACTTTACTGCATTGAGGTCAGGGCTTCAAACATGCTTACCAATTAAGTGAAATTCTAAAATTGTGTCAAGAAGAATGAATTGTCAGCAAAATGCACTTGCAGATCAAAATAATACAATCTGAACATTAGATTAGATTGGTCAACACTTGGGAGTCAACTCCAAATTCCAAGTAGGCTTTCTGAAAGACTGCTCAGTGGTCCCATCACCTCGAATGACACAACCTAACTAGGGGAGTGGGACAACCATCGGTTTTATAGCCTCTCATCTGtataaaaatgttgacttaactTC contains:
- the LOC131233439 gene encoding VAN3-binding protein-like, with protein sequence MDSSSPQHRIPLNTTLLTIPPSLSVEQDGGMRPIVTSRTQSSVVEKCIGPIHRKGTLGYALEEDRSVSRKSLDVVQFLSRSWSTSTLQAFRTISEGLDCELELNLGDDHEKKEERDCKRKEAPMSGNGRSTTWMQRSVRRLRQSWVDMIKTNQAMNWMREKICPRKREGRKEEMRIHAAISVAGVAAALASLSSKSALGNTADKKKLAIAAAAALVAAQCADVAELMGAHHQHVSSIIRSAVSVATPTDILALTAAAATSLEGAPIGRGRLAKGKRRQPTISCEYSKEFDFTRNKEILAEGTELPTSINNRKTKLKIVHVYAKLSLVIARVRTKHVGGAFTTFKDYTILEVADESKDGKEGAYFTNEVNGYCVICIRTPHGSIHVTFKDDEECSLWTATISQLLFLSKQAESLPLSRTNQFPHV
- the LOC131233449 gene encoding ras-related protein RABH1e-like, whose protein sequence is MAMVSALAKYKLVFLGDQSVGKTSIITRFMYDKFDATYQATIGIDFLSKTMYLEDRTVRLQLWDTAGQERFRSLIPSYIRDSSVAVIVYDVANRQSFLNTSKWIEEVRTERGSDVIIVLVGNKTDLVDKRQVSIEEGDARAREFGVMFIETSAKAGFNIKPLFRKIAAALPGMETLSSTKQEDMVDVNLKPTVNTSQTEQQAGTCSC